In the Streptomyces sp. f51 genome, one interval contains:
- a CDS encoding helix-turn-helix domain-containing protein: MARSSAYPRNVPPSPLHRVAVLVLEGAKPLDVGIAAQVFTTRASMPYEVRVCGAEPGLVTGGDGLSYHVAHGLDQLAWAELVFVPGYRHPDREDPPSAVVDALIGAHERGARLAAISTGAFALAATGLLDGKRATTHWHYTRALAVKHPLVDVDENVLFVDEGSVLTSAGAASGIDLCLHILRGDLGVAASNHAARRLVAAPYRSGGQAQYVPRSVPEPLGERFAATREWALHRLGEPLSLEALAQHAAVSPRTFSRRFAQDTGYTPMQWVMRARIDMARELLERSQWSVEQIAAGVGLGTGANLRLHFHRILGTSPSEYRRTFTQGE; encoded by the coding sequence ATGGCCCGCTCCTCCGCGTACCCTCGGAACGTGCCGCCATCTCCCCTGCACCGCGTCGCCGTTCTCGTGCTCGAAGGCGCCAAGCCCCTCGATGTCGGCATCGCCGCGCAGGTGTTCACCACCCGGGCGAGCATGCCGTACGAGGTGAGGGTGTGCGGCGCGGAACCCGGTCTCGTCACCGGCGGCGACGGGCTCTCGTACCACGTGGCCCACGGCCTCGACCAACTCGCCTGGGCCGAACTGGTCTTCGTCCCCGGCTACCGGCACCCGGACCGTGAGGACCCGCCGTCCGCCGTCGTCGACGCGCTGATCGGGGCCCATGAGCGCGGCGCGCGGCTCGCGGCCATCTCCACGGGCGCGTTCGCGCTCGCCGCCACGGGACTGCTCGACGGGAAGCGCGCCACGACGCACTGGCACTACACACGGGCGCTCGCCGTGAAGCACCCGCTCGTCGACGTCGACGAGAACGTCCTGTTCGTCGACGAGGGGAGCGTGCTGACCTCGGCCGGCGCCGCCTCCGGCATCGACCTGTGTCTCCACATCCTGCGCGGCGACCTCGGAGTCGCCGCCTCGAACCATGCCGCCCGCCGTCTGGTCGCGGCCCCCTACCGCAGCGGCGGCCAGGCGCAGTACGTGCCGCGCAGCGTGCCCGAACCACTGGGCGAACGGTTCGCCGCCACCCGCGAATGGGCCCTGCACCGGCTGGGCGAACCCCTCTCCCTGGAGGCACTCGCCCAGCACGCGGCCGTGTCACCGCGCACCTTCTCGCGCCGCTTCGCGCAGGACACCGGGTACACGCCCATGCAGTGGGTCATGCGGGCCCGCATCGACATGGCCCGCGAGCTCCTGGAGCGCTCGCAGTGGAGCGTCGAGCAGATCGCCGCGGGTGTCGGCCTCGGCACCGGCGCCAATCTGCGGCTGCACTTCCACCGGATCCTCGGCACCTCCCCGAGCGAATACCGGCGCACCTTCACCCAGGGCGAGTAG
- the gap gene encoding type I glyceraldehyde-3-phosphate dehydrogenase, with the protein MTRIAINGFGRIGRNVLRALLERDTDLEVVAVNDLTEPAALARLLAYDSTSGRLGRPVTVDGDTLVVDGRRIKVLAEREPGQLPWAELDVDVVLEATGRFTSAKAAGAHLDAGARKVLVSAPADGADVTLAFGVNNDAYDPALHTIVSNASCTTNALAPLAAVLDELAGIEHGFMTTVHAYTQEQNLQDGPHRDARRARAAAVNIVPTTTGAAKAIGLVLPNLDGKLSGDSIRVPVPVGSIVELNTTVARDVTRDEVLAAYRAAAEGPLAGVLEYSEDALVSSDITGNPASSIFDSALTRVDGRHIKVVAWYDNEWGFSNRVIDTLQLLTTG; encoded by the coding sequence ATGACACGTATCGCCATCAATGGATTTGGCCGCATCGGACGCAACGTTCTGCGCGCCCTGCTGGAACGCGACACGGACCTCGAGGTCGTCGCCGTCAACGATCTGACCGAGCCCGCCGCCCTCGCGCGGCTGCTCGCCTACGACTCGACGTCCGGCCGGCTCGGCCGCCCGGTGACCGTCGACGGCGACACCCTGGTCGTGGACGGCAGGCGCATCAAGGTGCTTGCCGAGCGTGAACCGGGGCAGCTGCCCTGGGCCGAGCTCGACGTGGACGTCGTACTGGAGGCCACCGGCCGTTTCACCTCGGCCAAGGCGGCCGGAGCGCACCTGGACGCCGGCGCCCGGAAGGTGCTCGTCAGTGCCCCGGCGGACGGCGCCGACGTGACGCTGGCGTTCGGTGTCAACAACGACGCCTACGACCCGGCCCTGCACACGATCGTCTCGAACGCGTCGTGCACGACCAACGCGCTCGCCCCGCTGGCCGCGGTGCTCGACGAGCTCGCCGGGATCGAGCACGGCTTCATGACGACGGTCCACGCCTACACCCAGGAGCAGAACCTCCAGGACGGCCCGCACCGTGACGCCCGCCGGGCCCGTGCCGCCGCCGTCAACATCGTGCCGACCACGACCGGTGCCGCCAAGGCGATCGGTCTGGTGCTGCCGAACCTCGACGGCAAGCTGTCGGGCGACTCGATCCGGGTGCCGGTCCCGGTGGGCTCGATCGTGGAGCTCAACACCACCGTGGCCCGTGACGTGACCCGCGACGAGGTCCTCGCGGCCTACCGCGCCGCGGCCGAGGGCCCGCTCGCGGGCGTCCTCGAATACTCGGAGGACGCGCTCGTCTCCTCCGACATCACGGGCAACCCGGCCTCGTCGATCTTCGACTCGGCCCTCACCCGCGTCGACGGCCGCCACATCAAGGTGGTCGCCTGGTACGACAACGAGTGGGGCTTCTCCAACCGCGTCATCGACACACTCCAGCTTCTGACCACGGGCTGA
- a CDS encoding antibiotic biosynthesis monooxygenase, producing the protein MSVVKINVLTVPAEQRETLEKRFASRAGAVESSDGFEWFELLRPVEGTDDYLVYTRWRDEESFQAWMEGPMKSAHQGGGDRPKPAASGSSVWSFEVVQQAAPKNV; encoded by the coding sequence ATGAGCGTAGTCAAGATCAACGTCCTGACCGTGCCCGCCGAGCAGCGGGAGACCCTCGAGAAGCGCTTCGCCTCGCGTGCCGGTGCCGTGGAGAGTTCGGACGGCTTCGAGTGGTTCGAGCTTCTCCGTCCCGTCGAGGGGACCGACGACTATCTCGTGTACACGCGCTGGCGTGACGAGGAGTCGTTCCAGGCGTGGATGGAGGGTCCGATGAAGTCGGCCCACCAGGGCGGCGGCGACCGTCCCAAGCCCGCCGCCAGTGGATCCTCCGTCTGGTCGTTCGAGGTCGTGCAGCAGGCGGCGCCGAAGAACGTGTGA
- a CDS encoding bifunctional glycosyltransferase family 2/GtrA family protein yields the protein MDRLPVRLPLPADHTEPVLDVVVPVFNEETDLEPSVRRLHAHLRETFPYPFRITVADNASTDATPSIAARLAADLPEATWIRLEEKGRGRALRTAWSKSGAPVLAYLDVDLSTELNALLPLVAPLISGHSDIAIGTRLARGSRVTRGPRREIISRCYNALLRSTLAVGFSDAQCGFKAVRRDVAERLLPLVEDSGWFFDTELLVIAERAGLRIHEVPVDWVDDPDSRVDLVSTAVADLRGIARMGRALARGTLPTARLKRATGSTPRASLTAQLLRFGAVGALSTIGYVLLYAALRPVTGPQAANAWALLVCALANTAANRRLTFGLRGRGGALRHQAKGLAVFGLGLALTSGALTALHHGTRAPGRSTEILVLVAANLAATVLRFLLLRTWVFTTGSRGGDAGSGPR from the coding sequence GTGGACCGCCTCCCCGTCCGGCTTCCGTTGCCCGCGGACCACACGGAACCCGTTCTGGACGTGGTCGTCCCCGTGTTCAACGAGGAGACCGACCTGGAGCCGAGCGTGCGCCGGCTGCACGCCCACCTGCGCGAGACGTTCCCGTACCCGTTCCGCATCACCGTCGCCGACAACGCGAGCACCGACGCCACCCCGAGCATCGCCGCCCGGCTGGCCGCCGACCTGCCCGAGGCGACCTGGATACGGCTGGAGGAGAAGGGGCGCGGCCGGGCACTGCGCACCGCGTGGTCCAAGTCGGGGGCGCCCGTCCTCGCGTACCTGGACGTCGACCTGTCCACCGAGCTGAACGCGCTCCTGCCGCTCGTCGCTCCGCTCATCTCCGGACACTCCGACATCGCCATCGGCACCCGGCTCGCCCGTGGCTCCCGGGTGACGCGCGGCCCCCGGCGCGAGATCATCTCCCGTTGCTACAACGCCCTGTTGAGGTCCACCCTCGCGGTCGGCTTCTCCGACGCGCAGTGCGGGTTCAAGGCCGTCAGGCGCGATGTCGCCGAGCGGCTGCTGCCCCTGGTGGAGGACTCGGGCTGGTTCTTCGACACCGAACTGCTGGTGATCGCCGAACGCGCCGGACTGCGGATCCACGAAGTGCCCGTCGACTGGGTGGACGACCCCGACAGCCGCGTCGACCTCGTCTCCACCGCCGTCGCCGACCTGCGGGGCATCGCCAGGATGGGCCGCGCGCTGGCCCGCGGCACCCTGCCCACGGCACGGCTCAAACGCGCCACCGGAAGCACGCCACGGGCTTCCCTGACGGCCCAACTGCTGCGCTTCGGCGCCGTGGGCGCGCTCAGCACCATCGGGTACGTCCTGCTGTACGCGGCTCTGCGCCCGGTGACGGGACCCCAGGCCGCCAACGCCTGGGCGCTGCTCGTGTGCGCCCTCGCCAACACGGCCGCCAACCGGCGGCTCACCTTCGGGCTGCGCGGCCGGGGAGGCGCGCTGCGTCATCAGGCCAAGGGGCTGGCCGTCTTCGGCCTCGGCCTCGCGCTCACGAGCGGCGCGCTGACCGCACTGCACCACGGGACGCGCGCGCCCGGACGTTCCACCGAGATCCTGGTGCTCGTCGCCGCCAATCTGGCGGCGACCGTGCTGCGCTTCCTGCTCCTGCGCACCTGGGTGTTCACCACCGGGAGCCGGGGCGGCGACGCGGGAAGCGGACCGCGATGA
- a CDS encoding SigE family RNA polymerase sigma factor, with protein sequence MGQARAEGTGGFDVFVAARWSALFHLARLLCAGDRHRAEDLLQEALVKLWFAWPKVADEAPEAYVRKIMARAAARSARRRWWGERPVEALPDLAHTDDESAAVVERSRLEAALAQLPPRQRAAVVLRYYQDLPERQVAEVLGCPLGTARSHASRGVARLRQILADVIEPVG encoded by the coding sequence ATGGGACAGGCAAGAGCCGAGGGGACCGGCGGCTTCGACGTGTTCGTCGCGGCCCGTTGGTCGGCGTTGTTCCACCTCGCCCGCCTGCTCTGCGCGGGTGACCGGCACCGCGCCGAGGACCTGCTCCAGGAAGCCCTGGTCAAACTGTGGTTCGCCTGGCCGAAGGTGGCCGACGAGGCGCCCGAGGCGTACGTACGCAAGATCATGGCCCGTGCCGCCGCCCGCTCCGCGCGGCGACGGTGGTGGGGCGAGAGACCCGTGGAGGCACTGCCGGATCTCGCGCACACCGACGACGAGTCCGCGGCGGTCGTGGAGCGTTCGCGTCTGGAGGCCGCCCTCGCCCAACTGCCGCCCAGGCAGCGGGCGGCCGTGGTGCTGCGCTACTACCAGGACCTGCCGGAGCGGCAGGTCGCGGAGGTCCTGGGCTGCCCGCTGGGCACCGCCCGCTCCCACGCGTCACGCGGTGTGGCGCGACTGCGCCAGATCCTGGCGGATGTCATCGAGCCGGTGGGGTGA
- a CDS encoding NAD(P)-binding domain-containing protein, translating to MERVCVIGAGSSGIAACQVLAARGIAYDCYETGSEVGGNWRYLNDNGMSSAYRSLHINTSRQIMEYASFPMPEDCPVYPSHFHIARYFDSFVDHFGLRPSISFRTEVVRVEPVPGGGWSVTTRRLDSGETAEQLYGAVLVANGHHWKPRWPRPSLPGAEGFTGTQTHSHDYRTPEPFADKRVLVLGIGNSACDIAVETSRVSRRTVLAMRRGAHILPKYLFGVPTDHLTGSWLATAPLSVQEAGLRLLLRLSRGRLRDYGLPTPRHRVLGAHPTISDDLLSRLGHGDLTVKPAPVRLEGDRVTFEDGSTEEFDAVVYCTGYDIAFPFLKDEVIDPSDNDIDLFHRVVAPDRPGLYFIGLVQPLGAIMPLAEAQSHWVADLLEGRCGLPDPERMRRETSTYRARLARRYVTSTRHTIQVDARAYLRELSTERRRGAARVRRTATGR from the coding sequence ATGGAAAGGGTGTGTGTCATCGGGGCGGGCTCCTCCGGGATCGCCGCCTGCCAGGTGCTGGCGGCACGCGGGATCGCGTACGACTGCTACGAGACCGGCTCCGAGGTCGGCGGCAACTGGCGCTACCTGAACGACAACGGCATGTCGTCCGCGTACCGCTCGCTGCACATCAACACCTCGCGCCAGATCATGGAGTACGCGAGCTTCCCGATGCCCGAGGACTGTCCGGTCTACCCCAGTCACTTCCACATCGCCCGGTACTTCGACAGCTTCGTCGACCACTTCGGGCTGCGGCCGTCGATCTCCTTCCGTACCGAGGTGGTCCGTGTCGAACCCGTCCCCGGCGGCGGATGGAGCGTCACGACGCGCCGGCTGGACTCGGGCGAGACCGCGGAACAGCTCTACGGGGCGGTCCTGGTCGCCAACGGCCATCACTGGAAGCCCCGTTGGCCGCGTCCGTCCCTGCCCGGGGCCGAGGGGTTCACCGGCACCCAGACGCACTCCCACGACTACCGGACACCCGAACCCTTCGCGGACAAGCGGGTTCTCGTCCTCGGCATCGGCAACTCGGCGTGTGACATCGCGGTGGAGACCTCGCGGGTGTCCCGGCGCACGGTCCTCGCGATGCGGCGCGGCGCGCACATCCTGCCCAAGTACCTCTTCGGTGTGCCCACCGACCATCTCACCGGCTCCTGGCTGGCCACGGCCCCCCTGTCCGTACAGGAAGCGGGACTTCGGCTGCTGCTGCGGCTGAGCCGGGGCCGGCTGAGGGACTACGGACTGCCGACGCCCCGGCACCGGGTGCTGGGGGCGCATCCCACCATCTCCGACGACCTGCTCTCCCGCCTCGGTCACGGGGACCTGACCGTGAAGCCCGCGCCCGTACGGCTGGAGGGCGACCGGGTGACGTTCGAGGACGGCAGCACCGAGGAGTTCGACGCCGTCGTCTACTGCACGGGCTACGACATCGCGTTCCCGTTCCTCAAGGACGAGGTGATCGATCCGTCGGACAACGACATCGACCTCTTCCACCGGGTGGTCGCCCCGGACCGCCCCGGCCTCTACTTCATCGGACTGGTCCAGCCCCTCGGCGCGATCATGCCGCTCGCGGAGGCGCAGTCGCACTGGGTGGCCGACCTCCTGGAGGGCCGCTGCGGGCTGCCGGACCCGGAGCGCATGCGCCGCGAGACGAGCACGTACCGCGCGCGCCTGGCCCGCCGCTACGTCACCTCGACCCGCCACACCATCCAGGTGGACGCCCGGGCCTACCTCCGGGAACTGAGCACGGAACGGCGCAGGGGCGCGGCCCGCGTCCGACGGACGGCCACCGGCCGCTGA
- a CDS encoding TetR/AcrR family transcriptional regulator, whose translation MPTSTWTRLSPVRRERVLVAAMDEFGTHGYSTGSLNVIAREAGVAKGSLFQYFEGKLDLFVYVAEQTSLRIYAAMRPWLDGYDGSTEFSRHLTDALEAWFDYFAGHPLERGVTAATNMELDPAVRNAVRAPVQDIYLAGLRPLVERAVGTGDLREGADTDALLSLLLVLLPHLALAAHTPGLESPVRLAGEPPHVRRANIARLIGPVLADFVPKGP comes from the coding sequence ATGCCCACTTCCACCTGGACCCGCCTGTCCCCGGTGCGGCGCGAACGGGTCCTGGTCGCCGCCATGGACGAGTTCGGCACCCACGGCTACTCCACGGGAAGCCTCAACGTCATCGCCCGCGAGGCCGGAGTGGCCAAGGGCTCGCTCTTCCAGTACTTCGAGGGCAAGCTCGACCTCTTCGTCTACGTGGCCGAGCAGACCTCCCTGCGCATCTACGCCGCCATGCGCCCCTGGCTCGACGGATACGACGGCTCCACGGAGTTCTCCCGCCATCTGACCGACGCCCTGGAGGCGTGGTTCGACTACTTCGCCGGGCATCCGCTGGAACGCGGGGTCACCGCCGCCACCAACATGGAACTCGACCCGGCCGTCCGCAACGCCGTACGCGCCCCGGTGCAGGACATCTACCTCGCCGGCCTGCGCCCCCTGGTCGAGCGGGCCGTCGGGACCGGCGACCTGCGCGAGGGCGCCGACACCGACGCCCTGCTGTCCCTGCTGCTCGTCCTGCTGCCGCACCTCGCGCTCGCGGCCCACACACCCGGCCTCGAAAGCCCGGTGCGCCTCGCGGGCGAACCCCCGCACGTCCGCCGGGCCAACATCGCGCGCCTGATCGGACCGGTCCTCGCCGACTTCGTACCGAAGGGGCCCTGA
- a CDS encoding GMC family oxidoreductase, with protein MDTPDYDVLVIGSGFGGSVTALRLTEKGYRVGILEAGRRFADADFPRTSWQVRDYLFAPRLGCTGILRMTLLGDVLVLTGAGVGGGSLGYANTLYEPPEAFYEGSSWAGITDWRRELAPYYDRARRMLGVTPNPRLTDADRLLRDTAGDLGCADTFRAVPVGVHFGPPGTEAGARVADPYFGGAGPDRDACLHCGACMTGCRHNAKNTLPKNYLGLAERAGAEVLALRTVTDVVPDGDGWAVTSVRTGAGPARRRRTLTARHVVFAAGALGTQKLLHGLRERGSLPRVSPRLGRLTRTNSEAILGVRSRDRSADFSRGVAITSSVHLDENTHVEAVRYGRGSNLLGLLGALLVDPVPGRSRLLTGLAAMARNLRDLPSLHSPRRWSQQTVVLLVMQSLDNSVTTHLRRTFTGRARLTSRPGEGTPNPTWIPAGHRAARRAAERSGGLACGTWADLFDIPTTGHLIGGCTVGESPETGVVDPYHRLHGHPGLHVIDGSTISANLGVNPSLTITALAERAVALWPNHGEEDPRPAPGLPYLPVPPVPPRHPAVPAGAPAALPPHPPTGKDTP; from the coding sequence ATGGACACACCCGACTACGACGTCCTCGTCATCGGCTCCGGATTCGGCGGCAGCGTCACCGCCCTGCGCCTCACCGAGAAGGGGTACCGCGTCGGGATCCTGGAGGCCGGCCGCCGCTTCGCCGACGCCGACTTCCCCCGGACCTCCTGGCAGGTGCGCGACTACCTCTTCGCACCCCGCCTCGGCTGCACGGGCATCCTGCGCATGACCCTGCTCGGCGACGTCCTCGTCCTCACCGGCGCGGGCGTCGGCGGCGGCTCCCTCGGCTACGCCAACACCCTCTACGAACCGCCCGAGGCGTTCTACGAGGGCTCGTCCTGGGCCGGCATCACCGACTGGCGCCGCGAACTCGCGCCCTACTACGACCGGGCCCGCCGCATGCTGGGCGTCACCCCCAACCCCCGGCTCACCGACGCCGACCGGCTCCTGCGGGACACCGCGGGCGACCTGGGCTGCGCGGACACCTTCAGGGCCGTGCCGGTCGGGGTGCACTTCGGGCCGCCCGGCACGGAAGCGGGCGCCCGCGTCGCGGACCCCTACTTCGGCGGCGCGGGACCGGACCGCGACGCCTGTCTGCACTGCGGCGCCTGCATGACGGGCTGCCGGCACAACGCGAAGAACACCCTGCCCAAGAACTACCTGGGGCTGGCCGAACGCGCGGGCGCCGAGGTGCTGGCCCTGCGCACGGTCACCGACGTCGTCCCGGACGGCGACGGCTGGGCCGTCACCTCGGTACGCACCGGCGCGGGACCCGCGCGCCGCAGACGGACCCTGACCGCCCGGCACGTCGTGTTCGCGGCCGGCGCCCTGGGCACCCAGAAACTCCTGCACGGACTGCGCGAGCGCGGATCCCTGCCGCGCGTGTCACCCCGCCTGGGACGGCTGACCCGCACCAACTCCGAGGCCATCCTGGGCGTCCGGTCCCGGGACAGGTCCGCCGACTTCAGCCGAGGTGTCGCCATCACCTCCTCCGTGCACCTCGACGAGAACACCCATGTCGAGGCCGTCCGGTACGGCCGCGGCAGCAATCTGCTCGGACTGCTCGGCGCGCTGCTCGTCGACCCCGTGCCGGGCCGCTCCCGGCTGCTCACCGGACTGGCCGCGATGGCACGCAACCTGCGCGACCTGCCGAGTCTGCACAGCCCGCGCCGCTGGTCCCAGCAGACCGTGGTCCTGCTGGTCATGCAGTCCCTCGACAACTCCGTGACGACCCACCTGCGCCGCACGTTCACCGGGCGCGCACGACTGACCAGCCGCCCCGGCGAGGGCACCCCGAATCCGACCTGGATACCCGCGGGGCACCGGGCGGCCCGCAGGGCGGCCGAACGCAGCGGCGGGCTGGCCTGCGGCACCTGGGCGGATCTGTTCGACATCCCCACCACCGGGCACCTCATCGGGGGCTGCACCGTCGGCGAGAGCCCGGAGACCGGCGTGGTCGACCCCTATCACCGGCTGCACGGACATCCGGGCCTGCACGTCATCGACGGCTCCACGATCTCGGCGAACCTCGGTGTGAACCCCTCGCTCACCATCACCGCCCTGGCCGAGCGGGCCGTCGCCCTGTGGCCCAACCACGGGGAGGAGGACCCCCGGCCCGCACCCGGTCTGCCCTACCTCCCGGTGCCGCCCGTACCACCGCGCCACCCGGCCGTGCCCGCGGGCGCGCCGGCGGCCCTGCCGCCGCATCCCCCCACAGGAAAGGACACCCCGTGA
- a CDS encoding acetoacetate decarboxylase family protein, whose protein sequence is MTSYPEEPWRLAGQMYLSLWLVPVRELPRVADGTRPVTVAGRGAVGAAWVLYENDSVLHYNELLRAVLVRDGHRPRVCITDIWVDSAASMAGGRELWGIPKELADFDIDRTAGLRAGAATEKDVLATAAFEPGRRIPGRWPLAYRVAQTLDGALKTSSVRSRSTVRTARAHWIAQESSPLGELSRRRPLLSLALNDFAIRFGDAVPEPSRTARSVTPR, encoded by the coding sequence GTGACGAGCTACCCCGAGGAACCCTGGCGGCTGGCCGGCCAGATGTACCTGTCGCTGTGGCTGGTGCCGGTCCGCGAACTGCCCCGGGTGGCCGACGGCACCCGGCCGGTGACCGTCGCCGGGCGCGGCGCGGTCGGCGCGGCCTGGGTCCTCTACGAGAACGACAGCGTCCTGCACTACAACGAACTGCTGCGGGCCGTCCTCGTACGCGACGGGCACCGCCCCCGTGTCTGCATCACCGACATCTGGGTGGACAGTGCCGCCTCGATGGCGGGCGGTCGCGAACTGTGGGGCATCCCGAAGGAGTTGGCGGACTTCGACATCGACAGGACGGCGGGCCTGCGGGCCGGGGCCGCGACGGAGAAGGACGTCCTGGCCACCGCGGCCTTCGAACCGGGACGCCGGATCCCCGGCCGCTGGCCCCTCGCCTATCGCGTCGCACAGACCCTCGACGGGGCGCTCAAGACCAGCTCCGTACGCTCGCGCTCCACCGTGCGAACGGCTCGCGCCCACTGGATCGCGCAGGAGAGCAGCCCCCTGGGGGAGTTGAGCCGCCGCCGGCCGCTGCTCAGCCTGGCCCTGAACGACTTCGCCATCCGGTTCGGGGACGCCGTCCCCGAACCGTCGCGGACGGCACGGAGCGTCACCCCACGGTGA
- a CDS encoding SGNH/GDSL hydrolase family protein, which produces MNDHTRPDDAVPKRRGAMALGAALSSCALVAGVAAATPAQAGEGHTGHGVDYVALGDSYTSGPLIPQQIDANCARSDHNYPSITAAARKVASFTDVSCSGAKTDEMWKAQGTNGPQLDALKRDTDLVTLQIGGNDVGFGPIIATCAGLSSKDLAGNPCQQYYNSAGYDQLTVNILQTAPKVARVLREVHARSPHARVVVVGYPDLLPDDGSGCYPTVPFAAKDFPYLRDTGKRLNLMLRAVAFLNRAEYVDTYTPTVGHDMCKAPADRWIEPLRPTSPAAPAHPNAKGQQAMATALLAELGAGHHRR; this is translated from the coding sequence ATGAACGATCACACGCGTCCGGATGACGCCGTTCCGAAGAGGCGGGGCGCCATGGCGCTGGGGGCCGCGCTGAGCAGCTGCGCGCTCGTCGCCGGTGTCGCGGCGGCGACCCCCGCCCAGGCGGGCGAGGGGCACACGGGGCACGGCGTGGACTACGTCGCGCTCGGCGACTCGTACACCTCGGGGCCGCTGATCCCGCAGCAGATCGACGCCAACTGCGCTCGTTCCGACCACAATTACCCCTCGATCACCGCGGCCGCCCGCAAGGTCGCCTCGTTCACGGACGTCAGCTGCTCGGGCGCCAAGACGGACGAGATGTGGAAGGCGCAGGGGACCAACGGACCGCAGCTGGACGCGCTGAAGCGGGACACCGATCTGGTGACCCTCCAGATCGGCGGCAACGACGTGGGCTTCGGCCCGATCATCGCCACCTGTGCCGGGCTCAGCTCGAAGGACCTCGCGGGCAACCCCTGCCAGCAGTACTACAACTCCGCGGGCTACGACCAGCTCACCGTGAACATCCTCCAGACGGCTCCCAAGGTCGCCCGGGTGCTGCGCGAGGTGCACGCCAGGTCCCCGCACGCCCGCGTGGTGGTCGTCGGCTACCCCGACCTCCTGCCCGACGACGGCAGCGGCTGCTACCCGACGGTGCCGTTCGCGGCGAAGGACTTCCCCTATCTGCGGGACACCGGCAAGCGGCTCAACCTGATGCTCCGCGCGGTGGCCTTCCTCAACCGGGCCGAGTACGTGGACACGTACACGCCGACCGTCGGACACGACATGTGCAAGGCCCCCGCCGACCGCTGGATCGAGCCGCTGCGCCCGACCTCGCCCGCCGCTCCGGCCCACCCCAACGCCAAGGGGCAGCAGGCCATGGCGACCGCCCTTCTGGCCGAGCTGGGTGCGGGCCACCACCGTCGCTGA